The region AATGGTTTGGCTATTCGAGCGGGTACAGGTAGCTTGGCTAATGTCACAGTTACTAATAATGCTTTAGTCGCTAATGCAGGAAGCTTTGCCATTACTAACTTAAGTGGTAATCCGCTTACTGCAATAGGCAACTTTAGTGATTTAGCTAGAACAACTCCTTTGGTTCCGGGAGATGTGAATGGTATTGTGACGATTTGATTCAGATAACTTTTGTTGTTCTGTCGGTTGGGTTAGCTCTGGTTTAGCCCAACCTTTTTGATGAAGAGGTATAAGCTACTGGTGGGTATTCGCCTAATTCAACTCACATTTGTCTAGCATGGGCTAATGCTCGGCGATCGCAACAACTAGAGAAGTGTGACCCCTCTATCGGGTTCTCAGTTTTTACGATTTTTATGCGCTTTGGGCGAAATTGTTACATAAATTTACATTTCACCTTGACCCGTTCAAAGGGTCATTAAAAATGAGTCAAAGTGAGTCAGTTTTTCCGCTTCAATCTGATACTATTAGTAATTAACCTAAAAAATAATTATAAAACAAAAAGTTTATCTTGATTTTTTAAGGTTTTTGCTGTTAGATAAACTAAATTAGTTAGTGTGGAGACACGAAGACATAAACGCAAGAGGGACTGAAATCAGAATGGTTCTGATTTCACCTCTTTTTCTCCTCTAATCCTCACACTGCAAGGGCTAACTATCTACCCATCAGGAGAACAGAACCATGATTCGCTTCGGAACACCAGAAAATGACTTAATCGTTGAAACCCAGGAAAATGACATCATTTGGGGATTGGCGGGGGAAGATATTATTGCTAGTAATGCGGGCAATGATGAACTCTATGGTAATCAGGGAAATGATGTACTTTTAGGCGGAAGGGGTGCAGATAGCATCTGGGGAGGACAGGATGATGATTTGATCGTCGGCAATCCAGATGCGGACTATGTGAATGGGAATTTGGGCAATGATACGGTACACGGCGGTCAGGGGGATGACTGTGTGCGTGGCGGACAGGGAAATGATTGGGTTTCCGGCGATCGCGGCAACGACATCCTCTACGGCGACTTAGGCAACAATACCCTAGTAGGCGGCCCTGGCGAAGATCTCTTTGTCTTAGGTAGCGGAGAAGATGTCATCCTGGACTTCACCCCAGGACAGGATAAGATTGGCTTGGCTCCTGGAGTGACGTTTGATAGTTTACAGGTGAGTCAACGGGGAGAAGATAGTGTGGTGAGCGATCGCACCACCGGAGCCATTATCGGCATCTTCCAAGGCATCGACGCAACCAGCCTTGAGGCATCCCAATTCACCAACCTCCTCCTCAACATCCCCGCTCCCTCACCCCCGCCTTCCGTACCCGATATTCCCTCATCTTCTCCCCCTCCCGCACCGAGCCTTTCCATCCTCCCACCTGCGGCTGAAGTCACCCCCATAGAAACCGATCCCGGCAACACCTTAGAAACCGCCAGTAGCATCTCCCTATCCTCCAATACCCGCACCTTCTCCCAAAGCGTCGGCGGAAGCGATGTTGCCGACTATTACAAATTCAGCCTCGGCGCAACCAACACCTTCGAGTTATCCCTAACCGGACTCACCGCCTTAGCCACCGTCGATGTTCTAGACGAAGCAGGTAATGTGGTTCTCAACGGACAACTGAGTAACAATAGCTCCGTCATCTCCGGAGAACTCCCTGGCGGCGCATATCGCCTGCGTATCACTAGCGACGCTCCTACCAACTACTTGCTCAACACCCGCGTTACTCCCCAACTTCCCGGTATTACCACCACCGGATCGCAAGTGGAGACAGAAACCGATACCAGTGAATCCCTTCCCTTAATTGGTATCAATACTCTCAAAGCAGATAACCGCTTTAGTAGCGTCGATGGTAGTGGCTTTACTGCGGTTGTCTTAGATACAGGGATTAACACCAGTCATCCAGCATTTGGCAGTCGCTTAGTGTATCACGAAGACTTTGGCGATCATGACTTAGATGCCTCTGATGTTAAGGGTCATGGAACCAATGTCTCCAGTATTATCGCCTCTGCCGACAGTACCTATCCCGGAGTCGCACCCGGAGCCAATATCATTCATCTGAAAACCTCCAAAGACAGTGGCGGCGGCAATTTTGCCATGAAAGAACAAGCCTTGCAATGGATACTGAAAAATATTGATACTTATAATATTGTCAGTGTCAATATGTCCTTTAGCAATAAAATAGACACTGATGGCGATGGCAAAAGCGATATTCGAGGCAATTATCAAACCCAACAAACCTTAACCGAACTGGGTATTAACGATGAATTAGAGCAACTGAAAGCCAAAGGAGTCATTCTCGTGTCCTCCGCCGGAAATGACTTTTATCGGCATAATAGCGCACCTGGAGTCGCCTATCCAGCCGCCGATCCCAACACGATCGCGATCGGAGCCGTCTATGATGCTAATGTAGGAGCTAAAGAATTTTCTGGCTTTGGCGGTGCAACCTCAAATTCAACTGCTGCCGATCATTTTACTCCCTTTTCCCAA is a window of Roseofilum capinflatum BLCC-M114 DNA encoding:
- a CDS encoding S8 family serine peptidase; this translates as MIRFGTPENDLIVETQENDIIWGLAGEDIIASNAGNDELYGNQGNDVLLGGRGADSIWGGQDDDLIVGNPDADYVNGNLGNDTVHGGQGDDCVRGGQGNDWVSGDRGNDILYGDLGNNTLVGGPGEDLFVLGSGEDVILDFTPGQDKIGLAPGVTFDSLQVSQRGEDSVVSDRTTGAIIGIFQGIDATSLEASQFTNLLLNIPAPSPPPSVPDIPSSSPPPAPSLSILPPAAEVTPIETDPGNTLETASSISLSSNTRTFSQSVGGSDVADYYKFSLGATNTFELSLTGLTALATVDVLDEAGNVVLNGQLSNNSSVISGELPGGAYRLRITSDAPTNYLLNTRVTPQLPGITTTGSQVETETDTSESLPLIGINTLKADNRFSSVDGSGFTAVVLDTGINTSHPAFGSRLVYHEDFGDHDLDASDVKGHGTNVSSIIASADSTYPGVAPGANIIHLKTSKDSGGGNFAMKEQALQWILKNIDTYNIVSVNMSFSNKIDTDGDGKSDIRGNYQTQQTLTELGINDELEQLKAKGVILVSSAGNDFYRHNSAPGVAYPAADPNTIAIGAVYDANVGAKEFSGFGGATSNSTAADHFTPFSQRHPNLITAVAPGAQIVGADATGTGFSRVYSGTSQAAPHVAGMAVLAQQLAVQTLGRKLTPDEFATLLKDTGVSVVDGDDEDDNVINTDATYKRVDMFALAEAILDLSPTPTSPPTVTLEVTDGVAAENLDSATFTLSRTGGSIDEALTVTYTLGGTAINGTDYQSLNGTATIAAGETETTITVNPLDDTLFDGAKTLSLNLASSGLYTVGNPNSGEATIYDNETVYVSNAYTTAGETVEGGQAVVGINAFDAINSGILNTGGTNTTPGIVEVRAGTYNELVNLNKPVNLRGANAGVSGNSSRNPESSIMGRITWDGGTILTNQGTVTLDGFRIDPPDGSMAIETTGSGNNSVITNNIIENVTNEQGIFNAQMGANGLSTENLTISNNLIRNVTTTGGNTDKNGIFLLGVTGLAISGNEIRDITGITSRGINVSGIVGGSISGNTITNTTEDGIQLANNIGGFTTQNVTISDNLITAANTSNNSMNAGIRLRDGNFGSSITLSNNNISQSFNGLTIRSGTGSLANVSLTNNTLDPLAGSFAINNLSGSSLTALGNFSDLARTTALVAGDVNGTVTI